The Cardiobacteriaceae bacterium TAE3-ERU3 genome includes a region encoding these proteins:
- a CDS encoding glucan biosynthesis protein G, with translation MKRRQFVITGAAGLLAAPKLFAADEAAPAAVATHNFDAVREIARHQATRVDNPIKMPLGGPFANLNYDQYRGIRFRKERNPLADNSGFSIDLLPPGLLYEQPVDIYLVRDGIAEPVTFDPTAFDFQSNLFADRSLDVPEEERRKMGWSGFRIRYPINTPDISDEIAVFQGASYFRAIARDTLYGLSARGLAIKTGNPKGEEFPRFTRFWIHQPPAGSRTIRVEALLESDSLTGAYSFDITPGAETVFVVNCSLFPRRVIEDYGIAPLTSMYYFSPAQRAQINDYREAVHDSEGIAMLTGRDVRLWRPLSNPPRLQFSAFQDNNPKGFGLIQRSRNFSDYEDGEARYEDRPSAWVVPRGEWGKGNVSLIEIPVNDEFNDNIVSFWKPDAKLEAGVQKDFAYDLIWSAAGPSFSRRARIVSTRSGRSVNDPDNITFTIDFAPITRQQFLDPDKIRLDVNASQGEIISSYLTSLPDSGLLRASFDFRPGDAKLAELQLVIHESDKQIAENWLYRWIAK, from the coding sequence ATGAAACGTCGTCAATTCGTCATTACCGGTGCAGCTGGGCTACTGGCTGCACCCAAACTGTTTGCCGCTGATGAAGCAGCCCCTGCGGCCGTAGCCACGCATAACTTTGACGCTGTGCGCGAGATTGCACGCCATCAGGCAACTCGTGTCGACAACCCAATAAAAATGCCTCTTGGCGGCCCATTTGCCAACCTCAACTACGATCAGTATCGCGGCATCCGCTTCCGCAAAGAGCGCAACCCATTGGCTGACAACAGCGGCTTCAGTATTGACTTGCTGCCGCCCGGCTTACTCTACGAACAGCCAGTTGATATTTATCTAGTACGCGACGGGATTGCTGAGCCGGTCACTTTCGATCCAACTGCATTCGACTTCCAGTCCAATCTTTTTGCTGACCGCAGCCTTGATGTCCCTGAAGAGGAACGTCGCAAAATGGGCTGGTCGGGCTTTCGTATCCGCTACCCAATCAATACACCTGACATCAGTGATGAAATTGCCGTCTTCCAAGGCGCGAGCTATTTCCGCGCCATCGCACGCGATACCTTATACGGTCTTTCCGCGCGTGGCCTGGCAATAAAAACAGGGAACCCTAAAGGTGAGGAATTCCCGCGCTTCACCCGCTTTTGGATTCACCAGCCCCCAGCTGGCTCACGTACTATTCGCGTTGAAGCCCTGCTTGAAAGTGATTCACTGACCGGTGCGTATAGCTTTGATATCACACCCGGTGCTGAAACCGTCTTCGTGGTCAATTGCAGCTTATTCCCACGACGTGTTATTGAAGACTACGGCATTGCACCACTGACCTCGATGTACTATTTCAGCCCGGCACAGCGTGCACAAATCAACGACTACCGCGAAGCCGTTCACGATAGCGAAGGCATCGCCATGCTCACCGGTCGGGATGTGCGCTTGTGGCGCCCTCTCTCAAACCCGCCACGCCTGCAGTTTTCCGCCTTTCAGGACAACAACCCCAAGGGCTTTGGCCTCATTCAGCGCAGCCGCAATTTTTCCGACTACGAAGACGGCGAAGCACGCTACGAAGACCGCCCATCAGCATGGGTTGTACCACGTGGCGAGTGGGGAAAAGGCAACGTGTCACTAATTGAAATACCGGTCAATGATGAGTTTAACGACAACATCGTCAGCTTCTGGAAGCCAGACGCCAAACTCGAAGCTGGCGTGCAAAAAGACTTCGCCTATGACCTGATTTGGTCAGCAGCAGGCCCATCATTTTCACGCCGTGCGCGGATCGTCTCGACCCGTTCAGGCCGTTCAGTCAATGATCCTGACAACATTACCTTTACCATCGACTTTGCACCTATTACCCGCCAGCAATTTCTCGATCCTGACAAAATCCGCCTGGACGTCAACGCGAGCCAAGGAGAAATCATCTCCTCATACCTGACCTCGCTACCAGATAGCGGCCTGCTTCGTGCCAGCTTTGACTTCCGCCCCGGAGATGCCAAGCTCGCCGAGCTACAACTCGTCATCCACGAGAGTGACAAGCAAATCGCAGAAAACTGGCTCTATCGCTGGATCGCCAAATAA
- the mdoH gene encoding glucans biosynthesis glucosyltransferase MdoH: MTNKLQYDAALPPEAPLEMPIQSLRKAKRAPRLAWSWRTFFARIIAFGGAIALGTLGSWQLYEAFGSEANSLQYALLGLFALTFYWIAFSTTAALAGLLPARKPKNSPEHPADSKIALVMPVYGEDPAMTGSALLAMSKQLAETNTGQRFELFIISDTQNIDAWAAEAAAFAILRRESPLPVWYRRRPKNTARKVGNVEDFVKRWGARYEYMVMLDADSIMDAATLTRMAERIDASPRLGLLQTMPRLVGGDSLLARTIQFAGALYGPIVARGVDAWQGQDGNYWGHNAIIRTRAFAESCGLPKLRGRRPIGGHIMSHDFVEAALLRRAGWGVRMDGDLHGSYEGIPPTLGDLAGRERRWAQGNLQHLGVIAAKGLRWPNRVHFLIGIFSYLMSPIWLAMLLVGGLLTAQTLLIPTEYFTSRYQLFPDWPTFDAERMRLLFFAALGLLLLPKFLGLLRGLLLPRVARSFGGYLALITSFISELFISALYAPLMMLMQTHHVFDIIFGRDSGWATQSRNATVMPWREAFRRSWLHLFAGWVPLILLIFLAPDQIIWLSPVLAGLCLSPLLTRHSGNTRLGKALARGRILLIPEETNPPAVINEADQYRPLFAKAASLTFAQLINDSSAINAHIDSLPTPYGEGRDERLLAITAHAKIDAARDIEQALDYLNRDEIMYVAGHPDSLRYLHTKANPLGLA; encoded by the coding sequence ATGACAAATAAACTGCAATACGACGCCGCACTTCCACCGGAAGCGCCACTAGAGATGCCCATTCAGTCGCTGCGCAAAGCCAAGCGTGCCCCCAGGCTCGCTTGGTCATGGCGCACTTTTTTTGCGCGCATCATTGCCTTTGGCGGCGCTATTGCACTCGGCACGCTGGGTAGCTGGCAACTCTATGAAGCCTTTGGCAGCGAAGCCAATAGCTTGCAGTATGCCTTGCTCGGGTTATTCGCCCTGACCTTCTACTGGATTGCCTTCTCAACCACGGCCGCACTTGCCGGGTTATTGCCGGCACGCAAGCCTAAAAACAGCCCGGAACATCCTGCGGACAGCAAAATAGCACTGGTCATGCCCGTTTATGGTGAAGATCCGGCGATGACCGGCTCCGCACTGCTTGCCATGAGCAAACAACTTGCAGAGACGAACACCGGCCAACGCTTCGAGCTATTCATCATCTCTGACACACAAAATATCGACGCATGGGCCGCCGAAGCCGCGGCATTTGCTATCTTACGGCGCGAATCGCCATTACCGGTGTGGTATCGCCGCCGCCCCAAGAACACCGCGCGTAAAGTGGGCAACGTCGAGGACTTCGTCAAACGCTGGGGTGCACGCTACGAATACATGGTCATGCTAGATGCTGACAGCATCATGGATGCAGCCACCCTCACCCGCATGGCCGAACGCATTGATGCCTCACCTCGGCTCGGGCTGCTGCAAACTATGCCACGCTTGGTCGGTGGTGACTCCTTACTTGCCCGCACCATTCAGTTTGCCGGCGCATTATATGGGCCAATCGTTGCGCGCGGGGTCGATGCGTGGCAGGGGCAAGACGGCAACTACTGGGGGCACAACGCCATCATCCGTACCCGTGCCTTTGCCGAAAGCTGCGGCCTGCCCAAGCTCCGCGGCCGTCGCCCAATAGGTGGGCATATCATGAGCCACGATTTCGTCGAAGCAGCACTGCTGCGCCGTGCTGGCTGGGGCGTACGCATGGACGGCGACTTGCACGGCAGCTACGAAGGCATTCCACCTACGCTTGGTGACCTCGCGGGTCGTGAGCGCCGCTGGGCGCAAGGCAACCTACAGCACCTAGGCGTCATCGCAGCCAAAGGCTTACGCTGGCCAAATCGCGTCCATTTCCTGATCGGGATTTTTAGCTATCTGATGAGCCCAATCTGGCTCGCGATGCTTCTTGTCGGTGGCCTGCTTACCGCACAAACCCTGCTCATCCCGACGGAATACTTCACCTCGCGTTACCAGCTCTTCCCGGACTGGCCTACTTTTGACGCTGAGCGTATGCGCCTATTGTTTTTCGCAGCCCTCGGCTTACTACTATTACCCAAATTCCTCGGCCTGCTACGCGGACTGCTTCTACCGCGTGTCGCGCGTAGCTTTGGTGGCTACCTTGCACTCATTACCAGCTTCATCAGTGAGTTATTTATCTCGGCACTCTATGCGCCGTTAATGATGCTGATGCAAACCCATCACGTCTTCGACATCATCTTTGGTCGCGATTCCGGCTGGGCAACGCAAAGCCGTAATGCAACCGTTATGCCTTGGCGCGAAGCCTTCCGCCGCAGCTGGCTGCACTTATTTGCTGGCTGGGTTCCACTCATTCTGCTGATATTTCTTGCTCCAGATCAAATCATTTGGTTATCACCGGTACTTGCCGGGCTATGCCTCTCGCCATTACTGACCCGCCACAGCGGTAATACTCGCTTAGGCAAAGCATTGGCGCGCGGCCGAATTTTGCTAATCCCGGAAGAAACCAACCCACCAGCAGTCATCAATGAAGCTGACCAATACCGGCCACTATTTGCCAAAGCAGCCTCTTTGACCTTTGCCCAACTCATCAATGACAGCAGCGCAATCAATGCTCATATTGACAGCCTGCCCACACCATATGGCGAAGGCCGTGACGAACGCTTACTCGCCATCACAGCACATGCAAAAATCGACGCTGCACGAGATATTGAGCAAGCGCTTGACTACCTCAACCGCGATGAAATTATGTATGTGGCCGGTCACCCGGATTCACTACGCTACCTGCACACAAAAGCCAACCCGCTCGGCCTCGCCTGA
- a CDS encoding TRAP transporter substrate-binding protein, which yields MKRRNLIKAGSVSALAMGAAGAARAEEKQYNWKMVMSWPKKFPGLGTGAQWFADELKRVTNGQINITIYGGGELVPALEVFNAVSDGTAELGHGTGYYWKGTVPEAEIFTSVPFGLTPLDYTSWYEMHGGHDLHTELYKPFNVVPMLAGNTDYQMGGWFNKEINSLEDFQGLKIRMPGIGGEVLKRVGATPVTMPGSEIFTSMQNGVIDAADWVGPWNDLAFGLYKAAKYYYGGWNEPSAGVELLINGDAWNSLPEHLQAQVKSVSQAATMFMINEYRVNNAQALQTLVDKHGVDVRFMSDDIMRELKKLTADYMDEYAAQSDIAKRIADSYRAYSALQDKGSANERHILQYRTL from the coding sequence GTGAAAAGAAGAAACCTCATCAAAGCCGGTAGTGTTAGCGCACTTGCTATGGGTGCTGCTGGAGCCGCACGCGCTGAAGAAAAGCAATACAACTGGAAAATGGTCATGTCGTGGCCAAAGAAATTCCCCGGCCTCGGCACCGGTGCGCAATGGTTTGCAGACGAACTCAAGCGCGTCACCAACGGCCAGATCAATATCACCATCTACGGCGGTGGCGAACTCGTTCCGGCGCTGGAAGTATTTAATGCCGTCAGCGACGGCACTGCCGAGCTCGGTCATGGTACAGGTTATTACTGGAAAGGTACTGTACCTGAAGCTGAAATTTTCACATCCGTACCCTTTGGGCTTACCCCTTTGGACTACACCTCATGGTATGAAATGCACGGCGGCCACGACCTACATACCGAACTTTACAAACCATTCAATGTTGTCCCAATGTTGGCCGGCAATACCGACTATCAAATGGGCGGCTGGTTCAACAAGGAAATTAATTCCCTGGAAGATTTCCAAGGATTGAAAATCCGTATGCCAGGCATTGGCGGTGAAGTACTCAAGCGCGTCGGCGCAACCCCGGTTACCATGCCCGGCAGTGAGATTTTCACCTCGATGCAAAATGGCGTCATTGATGCTGCTGACTGGGTAGGGCCGTGGAACGATCTCGCTTTCGGTCTCTATAAAGCAGCAAAATATTATTATGGCGGCTGGAACGAACCGAGTGCCGGAGTCGAACTCCTGATCAATGGCGATGCTTGGAACAGCCTGCCGGAACACCTGCAAGCCCAAGTTAAAAGCGTCTCGCAGGCGGCAACCATGTTTATGATCAATGAATACCGCGTCAACAATGCCCAAGCATTACAAACGCTGGTCGATAAACACGGTGTAGACGTCCGCTTCATGAGCGACGACATCATGCGTGAGCTGAAGAAACTCACCGCAGACTACATGGATGAATACGCGGCTCAAAGCGATATTGCCAAGCGCATTGCCGACTCATATCGCGCCTATTCTGCATTGCAAGACAAAGGCTCAGCCAACGAGCGCCATATCCTGCAATACCGCACTCTGTAA
- a CDS encoding high-affinity branched-chain amino acid ABC transporter substrate-binding protein has translation MKKSLLALAISTMMPAAFAADTITIALAGPTTGPVTQYGTMQNTGAKMAIEQINANGGMNGQQIEYKIYDDACEPKQAVSVANQIVNDGIQYVIGHLCSSSTLPAAEIYDEEGIVMVTPAATAPELTEKGYTTIFRTIGTDAQSAPTSANYIVDVLKPKRIALLHDKQQYGQGLAEGVEKVLKEKGVEPVIMEGVSKGQTDFAALITKLKSENVDFVYWGGYHPELGLIIRQGNDQGFNPTYMGADGIDNPDLFAIAGEAANGILATVPKNFAEDPNNAELVEAFKAKGDDVSGPFVLPGYTAVQVIVDAANEVGSNDDSEAVADAIRAGTFNTPIGEISYQENGNLKDFQSVIYELNADGSRKLVTGE, from the coding sequence ATGAAAAAATCTCTGCTTGCTCTCGCGATCAGCACCATGATGCCTGCTGCATTTGCCGCCGACACCATCACCATTGCCCTTGCTGGCCCAACCACTGGTCCGGTCACGCAATATGGCACCATGCAAAATACCGGAGCAAAAATGGCGATTGAACAAATCAACGCCAATGGCGGTATGAACGGTCAACAAATCGAATACAAAATTTACGACGATGCTTGTGAGCCAAAGCAAGCCGTTTCAGTTGCCAACCAAATCGTTAATGACGGTATCCAGTACGTTATCGGCCACCTCTGCTCATCATCTACGCTGCCAGCAGCAGAAATTTATGACGAAGAAGGCATCGTCATGGTTACGCCAGCTGCAACTGCGCCAGAGCTGACTGAAAAAGGCTACACCACTATTTTCCGCACCATCGGTACCGACGCACAAAGCGCCCCGACCAGTGCCAACTACATCGTTGACGTTTTAAAGCCTAAACGCATTGCCCTGTTGCACGACAAACAGCAGTACGGCCAAGGACTCGCTGAAGGCGTGGAGAAAGTACTTAAGGAAAAAGGTGTTGAGCCGGTTATTATGGAAGGCGTGAGCAAGGGTCAAACTGACTTCGCTGCACTGATCACCAAGCTCAAGTCTGAAAATGTCGACTTCGTCTATTGGGGCGGCTACCACCCTGAGCTCGGCCTGATCATCCGCCAAGGTAACGACCAAGGCTTCAACCCAACTTACATGGGTGCAGACGGTATCGATAACCCTGACTTGTTCGCTATTGCTGGTGAAGCAGCCAATGGCATCCTCGCGACTGTACCTAAGAACTTCGCAGAAGATCCAAACAATGCCGAGCTGGTTGAAGCATTTAAAGCCAAAGGCGACGATGTTAGCGGCCCATTCGTACTCCCAGGCTACACTGCAGTACAAGTTATTGTTGATGCGGCCAACGAAGTTGGTAGTAACGACGATAGCGAAGCCGTTGCTGATGCAATCCGCGCTGGCACGTTCAACACCCCAATCGGTGAAATCAGCTATCAGGAAAATGGCAACCTGAAAGACTTCCAGTCAGTTATCTATGAGCTGAATGCTGACGGCAGCCGTAAGCTGGTCACTGGCGAATAA
- the livH gene encoding high-affinity branched-chain amino acid ABC transporter permease LivH gives MYDLPQQIINGVTLGSIYALIAIGYTMVYGIIGLINFAHGEVYMIGAYTGIVAIVGLPMIGITALPIILILTFAIAMLITSGYGYMIESVAYKPLRNSPRLVPLISAIGMSIFLQNFVANGQSNKDIALQPVMDQRWELFSGSEAAFSVSALQIIIIISTLVSMAALSLFIQNSKMGKACRACAQDLGMARLLGIDANKVIALTFVIGAALAAIAGVLVALYYGVVTPYIGFIAGLKAFTAAVLGGIGSIPGAMLGGLILGLTESFTSAYLSSEYKDVVAFSLLILVLLFRPTGILGKPEVEKV, from the coding sequence ATGTACGATCTTCCCCAACAAATTATTAATGGCGTGACGCTTGGCAGCATCTACGCTCTAATCGCCATCGGCTATACGATGGTGTATGGCATTATCGGACTGATCAACTTCGCGCACGGCGAAGTCTATATGATCGGTGCTTACACTGGCATTGTTGCCATAGTCGGCCTACCGATGATCGGGATCACCGCCCTGCCGATTATTCTGATCCTGACTTTTGCCATCGCTATGCTCATCACCAGTGGCTACGGTTACATGATTGAGTCCGTCGCTTATAAGCCATTACGCAACAGTCCGCGCCTCGTACCGCTCATTTCCGCAATCGGTATGTCGATCTTCCTGCAAAACTTTGTCGCTAACGGCCAAAGCAATAAAGACATTGCCCTGCAACCGGTCATGGACCAGCGCTGGGAACTATTCAGTGGCAGCGAAGCCGCCTTCTCCGTCTCAGCACTGCAAATCATCATTATTATCTCGACCCTTGTATCCATGGCCGCACTAAGCCTGTTTATCCAGAATTCCAAAATGGGTAAAGCCTGCCGCGCCTGCGCACAAGACCTCGGGATGGCACGCTTGCTTGGCATTGACGCCAATAAAGTCATCGCCCTGACGTTCGTTATCGGTGCTGCGCTCGCTGCAATTGCCGGCGTACTCGTCGCTCTGTACTACGGCGTCGTTACCCCATATATCGGCTTCATTGCCGGGCTTAAGGCATTTACCGCAGCCGTTCTTGGCGGTATCGGTTCAATTCCTGGCGCCATGCTTGGTGGCTTGATTCTCGGCCTCACTGAAAGCTTTACATCTGCCTACTTATCCAGTGAATACAAAGATGTGGTCGCATTTTCGCTACTGATCCTTGTGTTACTGTTCCGCCCAACCGGAATCCTTGGTAAACCGGAGGTAGAAAAAGTATGA
- the livM gene encoding high-affinity branched-chain amino acid ABC transporter permease LivM, with translation MIRHTLKQAVVMGFLTFLITLPILGVKIHQDASGLSLTGTWMHSVYAGLAVFIANLMLPVMRFTKHINPRFQPSSYLESHRDWVLGILIIIGCLIPFIGSRATIDIATLALIYVLLGLGLNVVVGFAGLLDLGYVGFYAVGAYTYALLSTHYGISFWWVLPIAAVLAGIVGILLGFPVLRLRGDYLAIVTLGFGEIIRILLNNLDTYTNGPAGISSIPAPSLFGIVFTKRAKVGEIPFHEWAGLKYSSEYRLIFLYIIIFVLCLATLWIVNRLLRMPVGRAWEALREDEIACRSLGLNPTLVKLSAFAIGALFAGIAGAFFAAKQGFINPESFTFIESAIVLAIVVLGGMGSQVGVILAAIALTAIPELAREFSEYRMLIFGAVMVVMMIWRPQGLIPAQRPKMELPE, from the coding sequence ATGATACGCCACACATTAAAACAAGCCGTGGTGATGGGCTTTCTCACCTTCCTCATCACTCTGCCAATTCTTGGCGTCAAAATCCATCAGGACGCCAGCGGCCTCAGCCTCACCGGAACATGGATGCACAGCGTCTATGCGGGGCTGGCAGTATTTATTGCCAACTTGATGCTGCCGGTCATGCGCTTCACCAAGCACATCAATCCACGCTTCCAACCATCGAGCTATCTCGAATCACACCGTGACTGGGTACTCGGTATCCTGATCATCATCGGCTGCCTGATTCCATTTATCGGCTCACGAGCCACCATCGACATTGCAACCTTGGCATTGATTTATGTCTTACTCGGCCTCGGCCTTAACGTCGTGGTCGGCTTTGCCGGGCTGCTTGATCTCGGCTATGTCGGCTTTTATGCCGTTGGCGCATACACCTACGCCCTGCTTTCGACTCACTACGGCATCAGCTTCTGGTGGGTGCTGCCCATTGCCGCTGTACTCGCCGGTATCGTCGGTATCTTACTCGGCTTCCCCGTCCTGCGCTTGCGCGGTGACTACCTCGCCATCGTTACTCTGGGCTTCGGTGAAATCATCCGTATCCTGCTCAACAACCTCGATACCTACACCAACGGCCCGGCCGGCATCAGTTCAATACCGGCACCAAGCCTGTTTGGTATCGTGTTTACCAAACGAGCCAAAGTCGGGGAAATCCCATTCCATGAATGGGCGGGGCTGAAATACAGTTCGGAATACCGCTTAATATTCCTCTACATCATTATTTTTGTCCTTTGCCTGGCAACATTGTGGATCGTCAACCGTCTCCTGCGTATGCCGGTTGGTCGCGCGTGGGAGGCACTGCGTGAAGATGAAATCGCTTGCCGCTCACTCGGCCTAAACCCAACGTTGGTCAAGTTATCAGCCTTCGCCATCGGCGCATTATTTGCCGGTATTGCTGGTGCATTCTTCGCCGCTAAGCAGGGCTTTATCAACCCCGAATCATTTACCTTTATCGAGTCGGCCATCGTCCTCGCCATCGTCGTCCTCGGCGGCATGGGCTCGCAAGTTGGCGTTATTCTCGCCGCCATTGCGCTCACAGCCATCCCCGAACTGGCACGCGAATTTTCTGAATACCGCATGCTGATCTTCGGTGCGGTGATGGTCGTCATGATGATTTGGCGACCACAAGGTCTTATCCCTGCTCAACGTCCAAAAATGGAGCTGCCGGAATGA
- the livG gene encoding high-affinity branched-chain amino acid ABC transporter ATP-binding protein LivG — translation MKSLLSVHDLRMVFGGLVAVDEVTFHLYQDEISAIIGPNGAGKTTVFNCISGFYKPSGGTITLDGEDITGKPSHIVAQKGLTRTFQNIRLFKEMTVLENLLIARHQYVNRSYFAGIFRTKSYRDSEQRAKILAAEWLSFFGLREYANHEAGNLAYGQQRRLEIARCMMTEPKVLILDEPAAGLNPNETAELVTLIRRLRDEHRISVLLIEHDMSLVMPLSEQIMVMEYGRPIAIGSPDDIRNNPDVIKAYLGEE, via the coding sequence ATGAAATCACTGCTCTCTGTACACGACCTGCGCATGGTCTTCGGCGGCCTCGTTGCGGTAGATGAAGTCACTTTCCACCTTTATCAAGACGAAATCTCTGCCATCATTGGCCCTAACGGCGCCGGAAAAACCACGGTATTTAACTGCATCAGCGGCTTCTATAAGCCCAGCGGCGGCACTATCACCCTCGACGGCGAAGATATCACCGGCAAACCCAGCCACATCGTCGCGCAAAAAGGGCTGACGCGAACCTTCCAGAACATCCGCCTATTCAAAGAAATGACGGTGCTGGAAAATCTGCTGATTGCGCGCCATCAATACGTCAACCGTAGCTATTTTGCCGGTATATTCCGCACCAAAAGCTACCGCGACAGCGAACAGCGCGCCAAGATCCTCGCAGCCGAATGGCTGAGCTTCTTCGGCCTGCGCGAGTACGCTAACCACGAAGCGGGCAATCTCGCCTACGGCCAGCAGCGCCGCCTCGAAATTGCGCGCTGCATGATGACCGAGCCCAAAGTGCTGATTCTCGACGAACCTGCAGCGGGGCTAAACCCCAACGAAACTGCCGAACTCGTCACCCTCATTCGCCGCCTACGCGATGAGCACCGCATCTCCGTGTTGCTGATTGAGCACGACATGAGCCTCGTCATGCCGTTATCCGAACAAATCATGGTGATGGAATACGGCCGCCCAATCGCCATCGGCAGTCCAGACGATATCCGCAACAACCCCGACGTCATCAAAGCCTACCTCGGAGAAGAATAA
- a CDS encoding ABC transporter ATP-binding protein, which yields MLQITDLHTHYGQIEALKGVSLHVEQGEIVTLIGANGAGKSTLLNTICGNPQASSGSVIYEGEDITQQPTHRISQSGIALVPEGRRIFSGLTIEENLELGGFHRSASENKQGIEHAYSLFPRLAERRKQRAGTLSGGEQQMLAIGRGLMMRPRLLLLDEPSLGLAPLIIAQIFNIIEDIRKEGITIFLVEQNAHRALQIADRGYVLEIGKITMHDTGANLLTSDRVKAAYLGG from the coding sequence ATGCTGCAAATTACCGACCTGCATACTCACTACGGACAAATTGAGGCACTCAAAGGCGTATCTCTGCACGTTGAACAAGGCGAAATCGTCACACTTATCGGTGCCAATGGTGCAGGAAAATCGACCTTACTCAATACCATCTGCGGCAACCCGCAAGCCTCATCAGGCAGCGTCATCTACGAAGGTGAAGACATCACCCAACAGCCCACGCACCGCATCAGCCAATCGGGCATTGCCCTTGTCCCCGAAGGGCGCCGCATCTTTTCTGGCTTAACCATCGAAGAAAACCTCGAGCTCGGTGGCTTCCACCGCAGCGCCAGTGAAAACAAACAGGGTATAGAACACGCCTACAGCCTATTCCCGCGCCTTGCCGAACGCCGTAAACAACGCGCCGGCACCTTATCCGGCGGCGAACAACAAATGCTCGCCATTGGCCGCGGGCTGATGATGCGCCCACGCCTGCTGCTACTTGATGAACCTTCGCTTGGTCTCGCGCCGCTAATCATCGCGCAGATCTTCAACATCATTGAGGACATCCGCAAAGAAGGTATCACCATCTTTTTGGTCGAGCAAAACGCACACCGCGCCCTACAAATAGCCGACCGTGGCTACGTCCTCGAAATCGGCAAGATCACCATGCACGATACTGGCGCCAACCTGCTCACCTCCGACCGCGTCAAGGCCGCCTATCTAGGAGGCTAA
- a CDS encoding NAD(P)-dependent alcohol dehydrogenase → MSTMKATVFIAPGKIEVQEKPIPEIGPNDALIKITTTTICGTDIHILKGEYPVEKGLTIGHEPVGIIEKLGKNVHGYEEGQRVIAGAICPSFSSYACQDGVSSQDGGYIMPDGPCHGYKATGGWRFGNIIDGTQAEYVLVPDAQANLAPVPDELTDEQVLMCPDIMSTGFKGAENANIKIGDTVAIFAQGPIGLCATAGAKLRGAAAIIAIDGNDERLAIAKKMGADITLNFTKVDVIDEIMKLTNGRGVDASIEALGMQKTFEQALRILKPGGTLSSLGVYSEDLKIPISAFAAGLGDHKINTALCPGGKERMRRLMAVIEHDRIDLTPLVTHEYKLDNIVEAYDLFMNQRDGVLKVAIKP, encoded by the coding sequence ATGTCAACTATGAAAGCAACCGTATTTATTGCACCCGGGAAAATCGAGGTACAGGAAAAGCCCATACCTGAAATCGGGCCAAACGATGCACTAATTAAGATCACTACAACCACCATCTGCGGCACAGACATCCATATTCTAAAAGGAGAATACCCCGTAGAAAAAGGCCTGACCATCGGCCATGAGCCTGTCGGGATCATTGAGAAGCTAGGCAAGAATGTCCATGGCTACGAAGAAGGCCAGCGCGTTATTGCAGGCGCGATTTGCCCTAGCTTCAGTTCTTATGCCTGTCAGGACGGCGTCTCATCTCAAGATGGCGGCTACATCATGCCGGATGGCCCTTGCCATGGCTACAAAGCAACTGGCGGCTGGCGCTTCGGCAACATCATCGACGGCACTCAAGCCGAATACGTGCTCGTACCAGACGCACAGGCAAACCTCGCCCCAGTACCTGATGAACTCACTGACGAACAGGTACTGATGTGCCCGGATATTATGTCTACCGGCTTTAAAGGTGCTGAAAATGCCAATATCAAAATTGGCGATACCGTTGCCATTTTTGCTCAAGGCCCTATCGGGCTATGCGCTACAGCAGGGGCAAAGTTGCGCGGCGCGGCTGCAATTATCGCCATTGATGGCAACGACGAACGCTTGGCAATCGCCAAAAAGATGGGTGCAGATATCACCCTGAACTTCACCAAAGTCGACGTGATTGATGAAATCATGAAGCTGACCAATGGTCGTGGTGTCGATGCCAGCATTGAAGCGCTTGGCATGCAAAAGACATTCGAACAAGCGCTGCGTATCCTTAAACCGGGCGGTACATTATCAAGCCTCGGCGTTTATTCAGAAGACCTCAAGATTCCAATCAGCGCATTTGCCGCCGGACTCGGTGACCACAAAATCAACACTGCACTTTGCCCCGGCGGAAAAGAACGCATGCGCCGCCTGATGGCCGTCATTGAGCACGACCGCATCGACCTCACGCCACTGGTCACCCATGAATACAAGCTCGATAACATCGTCGAAGCCTATGACCTATTCATGAACCAGCGCGACGGCGTACTAAAAGTCGCGATCAAACCATAA